A genomic segment from Gemmatimonadota bacterium encodes:
- a CDS encoding DUF4402 domain-containing protein, whose amino-acid sequence MRSLVALLVMLTMTQRGVAQATVQGQQGLTFGFNLPGVNRTIAPTDAVNAGRFYVRHRVGGQVRLTFTLPTTLVKSGGATLKVAYSSTSAAIQTIGTGSTTTTFNPGSSKTYSYTTSPDIFVKIGGTVQPKNNQQSGVYTGTITLTVAVLQ is encoded by the coding sequence GTGAGATCTCTGGTCGCGCTGCTCGTCATGTTGACGATGACGCAACGCGGCGTTGCCCAGGCCACCGTGCAGGGCCAGCAGGGACTCACCTTCGGGTTCAACCTACCGGGAGTGAATCGCACCATCGCTCCGACCGACGCGGTCAACGCAGGACGATTCTATGTGAGGCATCGGGTAGGCGGACAGGTTCGGCTCACGTTTACGCTGCCGACCACGCTGGTGAAGAGCGGCGGTGCGACGCTGAAAGTCGCCTACTCATCGACCTCAGCTGCGATCCAGACGATCGGCACCGGCAGTACCACGACGACGTTCAATCCCGGCAGCAGCAAGACATACAGCTACACCACGTCGCCGGACATCTTCGTGAAGATCGGCGGGACCGTGCAACCGAAGAACAACCAGCAATCCGGTGTCTACACCGGCACCATTACACTGACCGTGGCGGTACTGCAGTGA
- the murF gene encoding UDP-N-acetylmuramoyl-tripeptide--D-alanyl-D-alanine ligase, producing the protein MSVRFTDAWVRAALHLAGSADGGYGAVVTDTREMMPAALFVALRGEQFDAHRFLEQARDAGATGAVVLEGTPAVLGLNLYPVSDTLRALGDLAAAARTQMTGPVIGITGQNGKTSTKEMVAAVLATRWRTHKTRANLNNLIGVPRTILEAPADTEALVVEAGANLPGEIARYREIISPDIALVTNAGAGHLEGFGTVAGVVREKLALTREVPLAIVGTTPPELAPGARERGAKRVITAGLDGAEIHPTSVEISADGRPIVSIDGRTFTLAARGRHQAGNAMFAWGVARELGLDLDAVARSLESFTVPGGRGELTQVGSLTLLNDSYNANPQSFATAIALARELRPGRRLVFVAGTMRELGTDSAQLHRDVAAELASLKPDLLALVGDFVPAFSGYRAGFGGTLLEAPDAESMGPLLAAELRGDELVVLKGSRGVTLERILPAILPRAATTT; encoded by the coding sequence ATGAGCGTCCGCTTCACGGATGCGTGGGTCCGCGCCGCCCTGCACCTCGCGGGCTCTGCGGATGGTGGCTACGGTGCCGTCGTCACCGATACGCGTGAGATGATGCCCGCGGCACTTTTCGTGGCGCTGCGCGGAGAGCAGTTCGATGCCCATCGCTTTCTTGAGCAGGCGCGCGATGCTGGCGCCACCGGCGCGGTGGTGCTCGAGGGAACTCCGGCGGTACTCGGCCTCAATCTTTACCCGGTGTCGGATACACTCCGAGCGCTCGGCGACCTCGCGGCCGCCGCACGCACTCAGATGACGGGGCCCGTCATTGGCATCACCGGACAGAATGGCAAGACCTCGACCAAGGAGATGGTGGCGGCAGTGCTTGCCACCCGGTGGCGCACCCACAAGACACGCGCCAATCTCAACAACCTCATCGGCGTGCCACGCACCATTCTCGAGGCGCCGGCGGACACCGAGGCGCTGGTGGTGGAGGCAGGGGCAAATCTTCCCGGTGAAATCGCCCGGTACCGCGAAATCATCTCACCCGACATCGCACTGGTGACGAATGCCGGGGCCGGGCATCTCGAAGGGTTCGGTACGGTCGCTGGTGTGGTGCGGGAGAAGCTCGCCCTCACGCGCGAGGTGCCTCTCGCGATCGTGGGAACCACGCCGCCGGAACTCGCACCGGGCGCCCGTGAGCGGGGCGCCAAACGCGTGATCACCGCCGGCCTCGATGGCGCCGAGATCCACCCGACGAGCGTGGAAATCAGCGCCGATGGGCGACCGATCGTCTCCATCGATGGCCGAACTTTCACCCTCGCCGCGCGCGGCCGGCACCAGGCCGGTAACGCGATGTTTGCGTGGGGTGTCGCGCGAGAGCTGGGACTCGACCTCGATGCCGTCGCGCGATCGCTCGAATCATTCACGGTACCGGGCGGACGCGGCGAATTGACGCAGGTCGGCTCGCTCACCTTGCTCAACGACAGCTACAATGCGAACCCGCAGTCTTTCGCGACGGCGATCGCGCTGGCGCGGGAGCTGAGGCCTGGGAGACGACTGGTGTTCGTCGCCGGGACGATGCGGGAACTCGGCACCGACTCGGCGCAGCTGCATCGCGATGTTGCCGCTGAGCTCGCGTCGCTCAAGCCCGACCTGCTCGCGCTGGTCGGCGATTTTGTGCCTGCGTTCAGCGGCTATCGCGCGGGCTTCGGGGGTACCCTGCTGGAGGCGCCCGACGCCGAATCGATGGGCCCGCTCCTGGCGGCAGAGTTGCGGGGCGACGAACTGGTGGTCCTGAAGGGTTCGCGGGGGGTCACCCTCGAACGTATTCTTCCCGCGATTCTCCCCCGCGCCGCCACGACGACCTGA
- the murD gene encoding UDP-N-acetylmuramoyl-L-alanine--D-glutamate ligase, which produces MSRLTVWQQDRREVAVAGLGRSGMAAVRLLESLGIAVYPSDAAQEGHDLLRIAKCQALILSPGIPPEAEVVRTALAAAVPVLAEAQLGLDALAGIPYVAVTGTNGKTTTTALVDQIFRGAGRASVAAGNIGLALSAVALQEPRPEWLAVELSSFQLHDMPDLAPTVGILTNLAADHLDRYPGIDAYYLDKARLFTNASPSSIWVSNLDDQDSRVMVGGVQGRHLAFTTRSGATADAWFDHEAQLLMLAGRALLPRSELPLLGDHNVANALAASLAAHATGVGHEAIAAGLRAFRALSHRVEPVREVDGVLWINDSKATNIASTMVALQAMTRPYVLLLGGRHKGEPYTGLLPALKPHCVAVVAYGEAGDLVEADLAASVQVVRAGAFEEVVAVAKRLAPRGGAVLLSPACSSYDMFKNYEERGATFRRLVEAM; this is translated from the coding sequence ATGAGTCGCCTCACTGTCTGGCAGCAGGATCGCCGCGAGGTTGCGGTGGCCGGCTTGGGGCGCAGCGGGATGGCTGCGGTGCGACTGCTCGAGTCGCTCGGCATCGCAGTCTATCCTTCCGATGCCGCGCAGGAGGGGCACGATCTGCTCCGCATCGCGAAATGTCAGGCGCTGATCCTTTCGCCCGGCATTCCCCCGGAAGCTGAGGTGGTGCGAACGGCGCTGGCTGCCGCTGTGCCCGTGCTCGCCGAGGCGCAGCTCGGCCTCGATGCGCTCGCCGGGATCCCGTACGTCGCGGTCACCGGCACCAATGGCAAGACAACCACCACAGCACTCGTCGACCAGATCTTCCGCGGCGCGGGGCGGGCGAGTGTGGCCGCTGGCAATATCGGTCTGGCGCTCTCCGCGGTCGCGCTGCAGGAGCCGCGTCCCGAGTGGCTGGCGGTCGAACTCTCGTCTTTCCAACTGCACGATATGCCCGATCTGGCTCCGACAGTTGGCATCCTCACCAACCTCGCCGCCGATCACCTCGATCGCTATCCCGGTATCGACGCGTACTATCTCGACAAGGCCCGGCTCTTCACCAACGCCTCACCATCCTCGATCTGGGTGAGCAACCTCGATGACCAGGATTCGCGGGTGATGGTCGGCGGCGTGCAGGGGCGACACCTCGCGTTCACGACGCGCTCAGGTGCAACCGCCGACGCCTGGTTCGATCACGAGGCACAACTGTTGATGCTTGCGGGCCGAGCGCTGCTGCCGCGAAGCGAGTTGCCGCTGCTGGGCGATCATAACGTGGCGAATGCCCTCGCGGCTTCGCTCGCGGCGCACGCGACGGGCGTAGGGCACGAGGCGATTGCTGCAGGCCTGCGAGCCTTCCGCGCCCTGAGTCATCGGGTCGAGCCGGTGCGCGAGGTTGATGGTGTGCTGTGGATCAACGACTCGAAGGCCACCAATATCGCATCGACGATGGTTGCGCTGCAGGCAATGACGCGCCCCTATGTGTTGCTGCTTGGTGGCCGTCACAAGGGTGAGCCGTACACCGGACTCCTTCCTGCACTGAAGCCGCACTGTGTCGCAGTGGTGGCCTACGGCGAGGCCGGTGACCTGGTCGAGGCGGATCTCGCGGCGAGCGTCCAGGTGGTGCGCGCTGGCGCCTTCGAGGAAGTTGTCGCCGTGGCCAAGAGGCTCGCGCCCAGAGGCGGCGCGGTGCTGCTCTCGCCGGCCTGCTCCAGCTACGACATGTTCAAGAACTATGAGGAGCGCGGCGCGACGTTTCGCCGGCTCGTCGAGGCGATGTGA
- the murG gene encoding undecaprenyldiphospho-muramoylpentapeptide beta-N-acetylglucosaminyltransferase codes for MTTILFAGGGTGGHLMPALAIAAEVGRLEPSWRLVFAGATRGIEAAVLPERGLPHRLLPLEPFYRRQWWRNARWLVQGPRLVAGVRSLLRDEQPAAVIGTGGYVSGPVVWAASRQGIPTGILELDVHPGLATRMLSSRVREIWTATPEAIEALAPAARARAMVTGAPIVPPDAERRGAAMLRFGLSDQRPVLVVTGGSQGSLAINRLVASWLGAGGAAEAHVIWATGRATYEEFAALHHPPHVTVTPFLEPMADAWSVADLCVARAGMMTIAELCAWGIPSVLIPLPTAAADHQTRNASALASAGAAVLLQQGGLTAHKLGETLDHLLIDGSRRAAIATAARSRGRPEAAAAIARRVVQLAAQG; via the coding sequence ATGACGACGATTCTCTTTGCCGGCGGCGGGACTGGTGGCCACCTGATGCCCGCGCTTGCGATCGCGGCAGAGGTGGGCCGACTGGAACCGTCATGGCGCCTCGTGTTCGCCGGAGCGACACGAGGCATCGAAGCTGCGGTGCTTCCGGAGCGAGGGCTACCGCATCGACTCCTTCCGCTGGAACCGTTCTACCGGCGTCAGTGGTGGCGCAACGCGCGCTGGCTGGTGCAGGGGCCGCGATTGGTTGCAGGAGTGCGCAGCCTGCTCCGCGACGAACAGCCCGCTGCCGTGATCGGTACTGGCGGCTATGTGAGCGGACCCGTGGTGTGGGCGGCTTCGCGGCAGGGCATCCCGACCGGCATCCTCGAACTGGATGTCCACCCCGGCTTGGCGACGCGAATGTTGTCGAGCCGGGTGCGGGAAATCTGGACGGCGACGCCCGAGGCGATCGAGGCGCTCGCTCCGGCGGCTCGTGCGCGTGCGATGGTGACCGGGGCGCCGATCGTCCCGCCGGACGCTGAACGGCGCGGCGCAGCCATGCTGCGCTTCGGACTCTCCGACCAGCGACCGGTGCTGGTGGTGACCGGCGGCAGTCAGGGCTCCCTCGCCATCAATCGCCTCGTTGCAAGCTGGCTCGGCGCCGGAGGGGCGGCAGAGGCGCACGTGATCTGGGCCACGGGGCGAGCGACGTATGAGGAGTTTGCGGCGCTGCACCATCCGCCGCACGTTACCGTGACGCCGTTTCTCGAGCCGATGGCCGATGCCTGGTCGGTCGCCGATCTCTGCGTTGCACGGGCGGGAATGATGACGATAGCCGAACTCTGTGCCTGGGGAATTCCCTCGGTACTGATTCCGCTACCGACCGCGGCGGCCGATCATCAGACGCGGAACGCGTCGGCGCTCGCGAGTGCAGGCGCCGCTGTCCTCCTCCAGCAGGGCGGGCTTACCGCGCACAAGCTCGGCGAGACGCTCGACCACCTACTCATCGACGGAAGCCGTCGCGCAGCGATTGCTACCGCGGCGCGATCACGGGGAAGACCCGAAGCGGCCGCCGCCATTGCCCGACGCGTGGTACAGCTCGCCGCGCAGGGGTAA
- a CDS encoding FtsW/RodA/SpoVE family cell cycle protein encodes MSGPSVRHPGEFRWETRLLAVVTLTLTGFGVANCLAAGTYLATSYREATQQALAALVGGVVFIIAAYTDYQLWRRLAKPLLYATLAGLIVLAIPALIWRKERAPGFVEAIAPLKLGARRWLRLGIQLQISEIARFTLAAWVSMRLAEMGTKIRNLREGFLPIVGVIAGTAGLVLVEPSVTMAVVLTATCIAIVFTAGARIPHLLAPVAIGLGGLAAIMAIDPVRAKRLLAFSEPCAAIDQVCNSLIGIGSGGVTGLGFGRGSAKLGHLPFSYSDFLFSVVAEEWGFVGVIFVGICFGLFCWMGFRIAKTARDPFGTFLASGITLGIGVSAFMHAAVVTNLMPATGLTLPFMSAGRVSLILCLFSAGVLVSIGRRRGRPAREK; translated from the coding sequence GTGAGCGGCCCGTCGGTCCGTCACCCCGGTGAATTCCGCTGGGAGACCCGGCTGCTCGCCGTGGTGACGCTCACGCTCACGGGCTTCGGTGTGGCGAACTGTCTCGCAGCCGGCACCTATCTCGCCACCTCCTATCGCGAGGCAACGCAGCAGGCGCTCGCCGCGCTGGTGGGCGGCGTGGTCTTCATCATCGCGGCCTACACTGACTACCAGCTCTGGCGCCGCCTCGCCAAGCCGCTGCTCTACGCCACCCTTGCGGGACTGATCGTCCTCGCGATCCCCGCGCTGATCTGGCGGAAGGAACGAGCGCCGGGGTTTGTCGAAGCAATCGCCCCGCTGAAGCTTGGCGCGAGGCGCTGGCTCCGCCTCGGCATCCAGCTCCAGATTTCAGAGATTGCGCGCTTTACGCTCGCAGCCTGGGTCTCGATGCGGCTCGCCGAAATGGGAACGAAGATCCGGAACCTGCGAGAAGGCTTTCTGCCGATCGTCGGTGTGATTGCGGGAACTGCCGGCCTTGTTCTGGTTGAACCTTCGGTGACAATGGCGGTCGTACTTACTGCGACCTGCATCGCGATTGTGTTCACGGCAGGTGCCAGGATTCCACATCTGTTGGCACCGGTGGCCATCGGGCTGGGCGGGCTCGCCGCCATCATGGCGATCGATCCGGTGCGCGCCAAGCGGTTGCTGGCGTTCTCCGAGCCATGCGCCGCGATCGATCAGGTCTGCAATTCGCTGATCGGTATCGGGAGTGGCGGGGTCACCGGCCTCGGGTTCGGCCGCGGGAGCGCCAAGCTCGGGCACTTGCCGTTCAGTTACTCGGACTTCCTCTTCTCGGTCGTCGCCGAGGAATGGGGCTTCGTTGGCGTGATCTTCGTGGGGATCTGCTTCGGGCTCTTCTGCTGGATGGGTTTCCGGATAGCCAAGACGGCGCGCGACCCGTTCGGCACTTTCCTGGCTTCGGGGATCACTCTTGGCATCGGCGTGTCCGCGTTCATGCACGCGGCCGTCGTCACCAATCTGATGCCGGCGACGGGGCTCACGCTGCCCTTCATGTCGGCCGGGCGGGTCTCCCTCATTCTCTGCCTCTTCTCGGCCGGAGTACTGGTGAGCATCGGGCGACGGCGGGGTCGGCCCGCGCGAGAGAAATGA
- a CDS encoding UDP-N-acetylmuramoyl-L-alanyl-D-glutamate--2,6-diaminopimelate ligase: MVALLRRHDLVIEAPDTDVPIEGIAVDSRQVKPGVLFIAVRGSVVDGHSYIAKAIASGAAGVIAEQGSTVGVPLVVVRDGQRAARLLAEAWYRSPADSLQLVGVTGTNGKTTTTALMRHLLNAVHDSGSIGTLGAFDAKSRQVPSTAGSLTTPGPLDLQATLRALVDAGVRRVTMETSSHALDQGRLDGLAFAAGIFTNLTRDHLDYHVTMEQYLAAKRRLADLVTSDGVLSVNADDPAWQGLHADKRTITWGLAPDAALRVEDVMSVAAGSRFTLSGRFGKAEVSIPFPGDFNVANAAGAAAAALGLGIPLATVVERLASSPQVPGRMEKIVDAPFHVLRDYAHTPDALERALATLRPLTPRRLIVVFGCGGDRDKGKRPIMGRIAAAGSDHAIVTSDNPRTEDPDLIIDDIVAGMPKSGWERETDRYVAIALAVGQAGPGDAVLLAGKGHETYQVVGTESLPFDERDIVLGLLGR; this comes from the coding sequence TTGGTCGCTCTGCTCCGCCGCCACGATCTCGTGATCGAAGCGCCCGACACCGACGTGCCGATCGAAGGGATCGCGGTCGATTCCCGACAGGTGAAGCCCGGGGTGCTCTTCATTGCCGTGCGCGGGTCGGTCGTCGACGGCCACAGCTATATCGCGAAGGCGATCGCGAGTGGCGCAGCTGGCGTGATCGCGGAGCAGGGGAGTACGGTCGGCGTGCCACTCGTCGTGGTGCGGGATGGCCAGCGTGCCGCGCGGCTGCTGGCGGAGGCGTGGTACCGCTCGCCGGCAGACTCGCTGCAGCTGGTGGGCGTCACCGGCACCAATGGCAAGACGACGACGACCGCCCTGATGCGCCACTTGCTCAACGCCGTGCACGATTCCGGAAGCATTGGCACCCTCGGCGCGTTCGACGCGAAGAGCCGCCAGGTGCCATCCACGGCGGGCTCCCTGACGACCCCAGGGCCGCTCGACCTGCAGGCGACGCTTCGGGCCCTGGTCGATGCGGGGGTGCGGCGCGTCACGATGGAGACGTCGTCTCACGCGCTCGATCAGGGACGGCTCGACGGCCTCGCCTTCGCAGCCGGCATCTTCACCAATCTCACTCGCGACCATCTCGACTATCACGTCACGATGGAGCAGTACCTCGCCGCCAAGCGTCGACTCGCCGACCTCGTCACCAGCGACGGCGTCCTGTCGGTGAATGCGGATGATCCGGCGTGGCAAGGGCTGCACGCCGACAAGCGCACCATCACCTGGGGGCTCGCTCCAGATGCTGCCCTCCGGGTCGAGGATGTGATGTCGGTCGCGGCGGGATCCAGGTTCACCCTGTCGGGACGGTTCGGCAAGGCGGAAGTGTCGATTCCATTTCCCGGTGACTTCAACGTCGCGAATGCGGCGGGTGCAGCTGCTGCCGCACTCGGCCTCGGCATTCCCCTCGCGACCGTGGTCGAACGCCTTGCCTCTTCGCCGCAGGTACCTGGGCGAATGGAAAAGATCGTGGACGCGCCATTCCACGTCCTCCGCGACTACGCTCACACACCAGACGCGCTCGAGCGGGCGCTTGCGACGCTCCGGCCACTGACACCGCGTCGCCTGATTGTGGTGTTCGGATGTGGTGGCGATCGCGACAAGGGGAAGCGACCGATCATGGGGAGGATCGCGGCCGCCGGTTCGGACCACGCCATCGTGACCTCCGACAATCCGCGCACCGAGGATCCCGATCTGATCATCGATGACATTGTGGCCGGGATGCCGAAGTCCGGCTGGGAACGCGAGACCGACCGCTACGTTGCCATCGCGTTGGCGGTAGGGCAGGCCGGGCCTGGCGATGCGGTGCTGCTCGCGGGCAAGGGTCACGAGACCTACCAGGTGGTCGGCACTGAGAGTCTGCCGTTTGACGAGCGTGACATCGTGCTCGGGCTGCTCGGTCGATGA
- the mraY gene encoding phospho-N-acetylmuramoyl-pentapeptide-transferase has translation MLYHLLAPLGKSNLLFNLFNYISFRAAGAMVTALLIAFVVGPGIIAKLRELKVGQVIRAEGPATHQVKRGTPTMGGLIIIAATVIPTLLWAPVTNRFVLVTVIAMLWCGAIGFIDDYLKVVEGRPRGLVAKWKLIGQVSFGITLGVMLVKFPVVPPATIPAAATTVPFFKYLLVTFAPWLYVLFVTGVVTGFSNAVNLTDGLDGLATGLSMIGACAFAFFAYVLGRIDTTGYLNLFYLPGSGELAVFCAALMGACLGFLWFNAHPAKVFMGDTGSLALGGAFGTMAILLKSEFLLVIVGGVFVAEAVSVMLQTSVYKYFKHSRGREYADSHRVFRMAPLHHHFEKLGWAETTVVVRFWILGIFCALAALATLKLR, from the coding sequence ATGCTCTACCATCTTCTCGCGCCCCTCGGCAAGTCGAACCTGCTGTTCAACCTGTTCAACTACATCTCGTTCCGGGCGGCGGGCGCGATGGTCACGGCCCTGCTGATCGCCTTCGTGGTCGGGCCGGGGATCATTGCCAAGCTGCGGGAGCTGAAAGTCGGTCAGGTCATCCGCGCCGAAGGGCCGGCGACGCATCAGGTCAAGCGTGGCACGCCGACGATGGGCGGACTCATCATCATCGCTGCCACCGTGATCCCGACGCTGCTCTGGGCGCCGGTCACGAACCGGTTCGTGCTGGTCACGGTCATCGCGATGCTCTGGTGCGGCGCCATCGGCTTCATCGATGACTACCTCAAGGTGGTGGAGGGGCGTCCGCGCGGTCTCGTGGCCAAGTGGAAGCTGATCGGGCAGGTCTCCTTCGGTATCACGCTGGGCGTGATGCTGGTGAAGTTCCCGGTGGTGCCACCGGCCACCATTCCGGCTGCGGCGACCACGGTACCGTTCTTCAAGTATCTCCTCGTGACATTCGCCCCATGGCTCTACGTGCTCTTCGTGACTGGCGTGGTCACCGGCTTTTCCAATGCGGTCAATCTCACTGACGGGCTCGATGGGCTCGCGACAGGGCTCTCGATGATCGGAGCCTGCGCATTCGCGTTCTTCGCCTATGTTCTCGGCCGAATTGATACCACGGGCTACCTGAACCTCTTCTACTTGCCCGGCTCGGGTGAGCTCGCCGTTTTCTGCGCTGCCCTGATGGGCGCCTGCCTGGGTTTCCTCTGGTTCAATGCCCACCCCGCGAAGGTGTTCATGGGTGACACTGGATCGCTCGCGCTCGGTGGCGCGTTCGGGACGATGGCGATTCTCCTCAAGTCGGAGTTCCTGCTCGTCATCGTCGGCGGCGTCTTTGTGGCCGAAGCGGTGTCGGTGATGCTGCAGACCTCGGTGTACAAGTACTTCAAGCATTCGCGCGGTCGCGAGTACGCCGATTCCCATCGGGTGTTCCGGATGGCGCCGCTGCATCATCACTTCGAGAAGCTTGGCTGGGCTGAAACCACCGTTGTGGTCCGGTTCTGGATCCTCGGAATCTTCTGCGCGCTGGCGGCGCTCGCCACACTCAAACTGCGATGA
- a CDS encoding D-aminoacylase has protein sequence MSNSRRSFLASSGSALFALGAFPRIPVRRATWDIVIRGGTVYDGLGRAGVVRDLAIANGRIARIAARIPERGKEEFAARDLAVAPGFIDIHSHGDGSLEQDPRAESLIRQGITTIVAGQDGDSRAVGIDDRSFTSMFAALDKGRPSVNVAAMIGLGSVRGKVIGAGDRPATSSELAEMTAMVERALVEGACGASSGLEYTPGAFASREELIALCRPLARRRLPYATHMRNEDDRLLEAVDEAIAVAQGAGCPLQISHLKTQGPANWGKLDAVFAHIDTARRAGLDVAFDRYPYLAYQTGLTNLFPVWSRDGGTDAFLGRLADSTVARRVRQEALAKVASIGGWENVLVTGVRATQDSVVVGKRLGSVAQELGVDPFQLAMDLLRRSRGNVGMVGFAMSEANLERILAHPLGMVCSDGGAVAIDGPTRRGSPHPRSLGTFPRVLGRYVRERKVLRLEQAIHKMTAQPAARVHLADRGQLVVGAAADVVLFDPATVNDKATFEAPFQYPVGIDTVIVNGTVALHAGDRVGSGRGTSLRPIAVARRR, from the coding sequence ATGTCGAACTCCCGACGGTCCTTTCTTGCTTCCAGTGGCTCGGCCCTCTTCGCCCTCGGAGCATTTCCGCGAATTCCCGTGCGGCGCGCCACGTGGGACATCGTGATTCGTGGTGGCACCGTATACGATGGCCTGGGGCGTGCCGGGGTGGTTCGCGATCTGGCGATCGCGAATGGCCGCATTGCGCGCATCGCGGCGCGGATCCCCGAGCGAGGGAAGGAAGAGTTTGCGGCACGCGATCTCGCCGTGGCGCCGGGTTTCATCGACATTCACTCCCACGGAGACGGATCGCTCGAGCAGGACCCCCGTGCCGAGTCGCTCATCCGGCAGGGTATCACGACTATCGTTGCGGGCCAGGATGGTGACTCTCGCGCCGTCGGTATCGACGATCGCTCGTTCACCTCGATGTTTGCTGCGCTCGACAAGGGAAGGCCCAGCGTCAACGTCGCGGCGATGATCGGGCTCGGCTCGGTGCGTGGCAAGGTCATCGGGGCAGGGGATCGCCCCGCGACGTCGAGCGAGCTGGCCGAGATGACGGCGATGGTCGAGCGAGCGCTGGTCGAGGGGGCGTGTGGTGCCTCGAGCGGACTTGAGTACACGCCTGGAGCATTCGCGTCCCGCGAGGAACTGATCGCGCTCTGTCGGCCCCTGGCGCGTCGCCGGCTGCCGTACGCGACGCACATGCGCAACGAGGACGACCGACTGCTCGAGGCGGTCGACGAAGCGATCGCCGTGGCCCAGGGCGCCGGGTGCCCATTGCAGATCTCGCACCTCAAGACGCAGGGCCCGGCCAATTGGGGCAAACTGGATGCCGTGTTTGCGCACATCGACACCGCACGCCGCGCCGGGCTCGATGTCGCCTTCGATCGATACCCCTACCTCGCCTACCAGACCGGGCTCACGAATCTCTTTCCCGTCTGGAGTCGCGACGGCGGCACTGATGCGTTTCTCGGGCGACTCGCCGACAGCACAGTTGCACGGCGGGTACGTCAGGAGGCGCTCGCCAAGGTGGCGTCGATCGGGGGCTGGGAGAACGTCCTGGTGACCGGCGTGCGCGCGACGCAGGACAGCGTGGTTGTCGGCAAGCGCCTCGGCAGCGTGGCCCAGGAACTTGGAGTAGACCCGTTCCAGCTCGCGATGGACTTGCTGCGGCGGAGTCGCGGCAATGTCGGCATGGTGGGCTTCGCGATGAGCGAAGCCAACCTTGAGCGGATCCTCGCTCACCCGCTGGGGATGGTGTGCAGCGATGGCGGAGCGGTGGCGATCGATGGACCCACCCGCCGCGGTTCACCGCATCCGCGATCGCTGGGAACCTTTCCGCGCGTGCTCGGGCGTTACGTGCGGGAGCGCAAGGTCCTCAGGCTTGAGCAGGCCATCCACAAGATGACGGCTCAGCCGGCAGCAAGGGTGCATCTCGCCGACCGCGGACAGCTGGTCGTGGGAGCGGCTGCCGATGTCGTGCTGTTCGACCCCGCCACAGTCAACGACAAGGCGACCTTCGAAGCGCCGTTCCAGTACCCCGTCGGGATCGACACAGTGATTGTGAACGGCACCGTGGCACTCCATGCTGGCGATCGCGTCGGCAGTGGCCGCGGCACTTCACTCCGACCGATCGCGGTAGCCCGGCGCCGTTGA